The window GAGATATCCCTTAATGACCATGTTGCAAAATTGGTTAATTGTTCCTGATTAGCAAAATCGTAGTTTTCTGTTCTAAATAATTGGAATAGCTGTCCGTCAGAAGCACCATAATATATATGTGGGCTTACATGGGAATAGACCGGGTATCTTTCAGTTAGATCAGTGTTTGTTAATTGAGTATAGGAGTCATTAACAATATCATATTCCCACAGATCACCACTAACGCTACCTCTATAGGCAGGTCTATAAGGCATTCCGCGAATATTAAAGACTATCTTGGTATTGTCAGGAGATAATTTCGCAAAATGATTACCGACCGGTGTGATTTCTCGAGCCCTTGTTCCGTCTAAGTAAACTTCATAAAGACCAGTACCTGTCTGCATCTCATTGCGAGTTCCCAATATTCTTTGACTATCATTAAACCAGTCACTGACTGAATTCACATCCCTGCTGACCAGTTCTGCCTGACCCCCTTCGGCTGGGATAATATAGATGCCGTTAAATCCTTCCCGGTTGGAACTGAAAGCGATCCATTTCCCGTCAGGCGAGAAAGAGGGTGCTCGATCATCTCCTGCAGAGACTGTAATGCGTTTCGCTTCTCCGCCTGCAAATGGCACTAACCAGAGGTCTGTCATATAAGAGAAACAAACAGTTTCACCATCGGGTGAGATTGCCGGATCTCTCATGAATTTCGGTTCGATTGCCCCTAACGTAAAGATGAATAAGATTGATATTATTGTTATTAGACTCTTCATTGATTTTTCCTATTTATTTATTTTATTTAACTATCGTTATTTCAGTTTCAGGACGTAGTCCGTGAGCTTTGAAAATCGATTTGGACATCTTGTCAATTAAATTGATAACATCAATAGCCCTCCCCTTTCCCAAGTTTATGATAATATTTCCATGATATGGAGATATCATAGCATCTCCCGACCTTGTCCCTTTCATACCCAGCTCATCAATGATTTGACCAATAGGTTTACCAAGCTCCCTAATGTTCTTGAATACCGAACCTGCAGAAGGAAATTCGAAATGCCGATATTTATTCCGTTGTTTTTCGATTTCCCGCAATCTTATTTGTTGAGAATTTTTTGTTTTCAATCTCACGACCAGTTCTTTAAAGAAGTCAAAAAAAACTGATAAAGAAGCTGTATAGTTACTTTCGGTCTGTAAGAAGTTTCTGATCACTTCCAGCTTTACGCCAGAGATCTTAGCGTTCTCAGGTAGTGTGAGTCTGGCAGAGATTATTAACCACGGTTTTTTCTGGAATATTGATATTTTATATCCATATTCACAATCTGCAACATTGATGGTCTGTATTCCTCTGTTCAAGTCATTAAGATCTATATACTTGATCTCTCTTACTATCTGAGACATCTCTCTTTCAAAGTAGCGGGCATTGATATATAAACCGGCTCCTATACTGCCGGGCAGAAGATAAGTAAAATCGAAATCTTCTGTTCCCAGAAGTGACCCAATAACAGCCAACATTGAAAGCGGCATTCCGCATAAGGTTATCAACTGCTCTTCTTCAATCTGGAAAGAATTCATTTTCTTCAATGAGATGAAACAGGTCGCTTTATCAGGAGTATCAGGAAATAAGAGATTTGAACCAAAGCCGAAGAAGAAGGG is drawn from Candidatus Cloacimonadota bacterium and contains these coding sequences:
- the murB gene encoding UDP-N-acetylmuramate dehydrogenase, which translates into the protein MKKEIEIIKRNVPLKSHCSFQIGGRAKFFAEPENYEELLNVLEFTRKNSLQPFFFGFGSNLLFPDTPDKATCFISLKKMNSFQIEEEQLITLCGMPLSMLAVIGSLLGTEDFDFTYLLPGSIGAGLYINARYFEREMSQIVREIKYIDLNDLNRGIQTINVADCEYGYKISIFQKKPWLIISARLTLPENAKISGVKLEVIRNFLQTESNYTASLSVFFDFFKELVVRLKTKNSQQIRLREIEKQRNKYRHFEFPSAGSVFKNIRELGKPIGQIIDELGMKGTRSGDAMISPYHGNIIINLGKGRAIDVINLIDKMSKSIFKAHGLRPETEITIVK